A single window of Rhodamnia argentea isolate NSW1041297 chromosome 5, ASM2092103v1, whole genome shotgun sequence DNA harbors:
- the LOC115743692 gene encoding biotin carboxyl carrier protein of acetyl-CoA carboxylase-like, producing MESSAALRSFHYSFGVLSHVRSSPEKTGLVSMHHYKKAISSNMRVQGLPYGRSLLSPSKKTRVAEISCVKTSDSAISTKTNECIGSVPMSVEKRPLEGATFPSGFQALLLEVCDETQIAELKLKVGNFEMHVKRNVGATEVPVPVIASPVTPPPIPTEPVNKSSSGVSPPSAPKPSSEKAAPFMNVTFGKSSKLEALEASGCSGYVLVASPTVGSFQKGKTVKGKKQAPSCKEGDLIKEGQVIGWLDQFGTELPVKSDVSGEVLKLLIDDGEAVGYGDPLLAVLPSFPGVGVH from the exons ATGGAGTCTTCTGCTGCTCTGCGATCCTTCCACT ATTCTTTTGGTGTTCTATCACATGTGAGGTCTTCGCCAGAGAAGACTGGACTGGTCAGTATGCATCACTACAAGAAGGCCATTTCAAGCAACATGAGAGTTCAAGGGTTACCATATGGTAGGagccttctctctccttccaaAAAGACAAGAGTGGCAGAAATTTCATGTGTAAAAACATCAGACTCTGCCATATCAACCAAGACCAATG AGTGCATTGGAAGTGTTCCAATGTCAGTGGAGAAGAGGCCTCTTGAAGGTGCAACTTTTCCCAGTGGATTTCAG GCATTGTTACTGGAAGTTTGTGATGAGACACAGATTGCTGAACTGAAGCTAAAG GTTGGAAACTTTGAGATGCATGTGAAGCGTAATGTAGGGGCGACAGAAGTCCCTGTACCAGTCATAGCATCACCTGTAACGCCACCACCTATTCCAACCGAGCCTGTTAATAAGTCCAGCTCTGGTGTTTCACCGCCATCAGCACCAAAACCCTCTTCAGAGAAGGCTGCTCCATTTATGAATGTCACCTTTGGGAAATCATCAAAACTCGAAGCATTGGAAGCTTCAGGATGTAGTGGATATGTTCTAGTAGCCTCTCCAACG GTTGGCTccttccaaaaaggaaaaacggTCAAGGGAAAGAAGCAAGCTCCCAGCTGTAAAGAG GGCGATTTGATCAAGGAAGGCCAAGTGATAGGGTGGTTGGATCAGTTTGGCACTGAACTTCCTGTGAAA TCAGACGTCTCGGGAGAAGTTCTAAAGCTCCTGATTGATGATGGAG AAGCTGTTGGTTATGGAGATCCTCTTCTTGCTGTGTTGCCATCATTTCCTGGCGTTGGTGTCCACTGA
- the LOC115743690 gene encoding uncharacterized protein LOC115743690 isoform X2 — protein MGGKAKKNHHVLKEVCHQHGTSNCSATARNLCKKDLGGVILGCTHHTINECYAKKLFGLPRPHYAYVKKIEPGLPLFLFNYSNRKLHGVFEATSRGQKNIDIRAWTKESFEETPYPAQFRPVIISNYHSTAHFWFELDQEQTTKLICLFSSNRNDATIPRAKYPDGWITLDKDLLAFKSRMGGERTETPPTGWDLAQPNQVIGDWRSNESPRSEKERLLLGSVSNEFAVPEHDEADRSRTYANANKLPQKLWSSLFRSDSTSDAGEQPQSSKSVATEVKGFDDLTEEEADDIAGFAAQVGVIASGQCNPEGSVPAAVCTNACTHPLSSESRKEFEEHARSKPSYEAAQEAWIHVRGASSTSHASNEYDEFKVVDPETRFSAFHYRSMVGDASVVAPNLNGESHMSQIDIDKERDEERLCIEKKSMGLYGVSNLSSTSSQLSSSTLAVTETQGLIPYEPTSSCGSSSSMTTTEIVRDNLEEGAEALSVDVDGSEIVAELLCKVRGLMLSQLEQAQRFCLIEKELRQKICCLEDRCKALELRESSAVGPVAETQYESVCEPFPFKKSIFIVGGYDGSSYLSASCLYSPHEDMMTSLSPMRSVRSQASVAKLRGELYVFGGVHDDVWHNTVESYSQEYDKWTELPSMIRKRGSLAGVSLNDKIFAIGGAGAAECEPFSVVEMYDPDTGRWIHTCSMLCKRLAPAAAELNGILYAVGGYDGEDYLESAERCDPRESIWRPIMGMTTKRGGHSLVVLNQKLYALGGYDGSRMVATVEVFDPRAGSWMMVESMNEAKTNHGTVVIGDVIYSLGGLNGDMEVLDTVECYKEGLGWREIDLKAFGKRCCFSAIAV, from the exons ATGGGTGGAAAGgcgaagaaaaatcatcatgtCTTGAAGGAAGTGTGCCACCAACACGGGACATCCAATTGCAGCGCGACTGCAAGGAATCTTTGTAAAAAGGATCTAGGCGGAGTAATTTTGGGATGCACTCACCATACGATTAATGAGTGTTATGCAAAGAAGCTATTTG GTCTGCCTCGTCCACATTATGCGTATGTTAAGAAGATTGAACCTGGCTTGCCGCTTTTCTTATTCAACTACAGCAATAGGAAATTACATGGCGTGTTTGAAGCCACTAGCAGAGGCCAGAAGAATATAGATATACGTGCATGGACGAAGGAATCCTTTGAAGAAACCCCCTATCCTGCGCAG TTCCGACCAGTAATAATTTCCAACTACCACAGCACTGCGCACTTCTGGTTTGAACTTGATCAAGAACAGACAACAAAATTGATATGCCTGTTTTCATCTAATCGAAATGATGCAACTATTCCAAGGGCAAAATATCCAGACGGATGGATCACTCTGGATAAAGATTTGCTTGCTTTTAAGAGTAGGATGGGAGGTGAAAGAACCGAGACACCTCCCACTGGATGGGATCTTGCTCAGCCAAATCAGGTTATTGGAGACTGGAGGTCTAATGAGAGTCCTAGGTCTGAGAAAGAGAGGCTATTATTGGGATCTGTTAGCAATGAGTTTGCAGTGCCAGAGCATGATGAAGCTGATCGGAGTCGAACTTATGCCAATGCAAATAAATTGCCTCAAAAGTTGTGGAGTTCTCTATTCAGGTCTGATTCAACTTCCGATGCTGGGGAGCAACCTCAAAGTTCCAAGTCTGTAGCTACAGAAGTGAAAGGATTTGATGACCTAACGGAGGAAGAAGCTGATGACATAGCAGGATTTGCAGCTCAAGTTGGAGTTATTGCTTCAGGTCAATGCAATCCTGAGGGCTCTGTGCCTGCTGCAGTTTGTAcaaatgcatgtacacatccTCTTTCATCTGAGAGTAGGAAGGAGTTTGAAGAGCATGCAAGGTCGAAACCAAGTTATGAAGCTGCTCAGGAGGCTTGGATTCACGTTAGAGGTGCTTCGTCAACTTCTCATGCATCCAATGAATATGATGAATTCAAGGTCGTAGATCCGGAAACCAGATTTTCTGCATTTCATTATAGGAGCATGGTAGGGGATGCTTCAGTTGTTGCCCCTAACTTAAATGGAGAGAGCCATATGTCCCAAATTGATATAGATAAGGAGAGGGATGAAGAGAGACTCTGCATAGAAAAGAAATCTATGGGTTTGTACGGCGTGAGCAATTTGTCTAGTACTTCTTCTCAGCTGAGTTCATCTACCCTGGCAGTGACAGAGACGCAAGGTCTGATTCCTTATGAGCCCACTTCTAGTTGTGGTTCTTCATCCTCAATGACCACAACAGAAATTGTACGGGACAACCTGGAGGAAGGCGCTGAAGCACTGTCAGTTGATGTAGATGGTTCCGAAATTGTTGCCGAG TTGCTGTGCAAAGTGCGAGGGCTCATGTTATCTCAGCTGGAACAAGCCCAAAGATTTTGTCTTATCGAGAAGGAACTG AGACAGAAAATTTGCTGTCTAGAAGATAGATGCAAAGCATTAGAGCTTAGGGAATCTTCAGCTGTTGGGCCTGTCGCTGAAACTCAGTATGAGAGTGTTTGCGAACCTTTTCCATTTAAAAAGTCAATATTCATAGTGGGAGGATATGATGGTTCTTCCTATTTATCTGCCTCATGTCTATATTCTCCTCATGAGGATATGATGACATCTCTGTCTCCAATGAGATCTGTGCGCTCCCAAGCCTCAGTGGCAAAATTAAGAGGCGAACTTTATGTGTTTGGTGGTGTCCATGATGATGTATGGCATAACACAG TGGAGTCGTACAGCCAGGAGTACGATAAATGGACTGAGCTGCCTTCAATGATTCGGAAAAGAGGAAGCCTAGCAGGGGTATCTTTAAATGATAAGATATTTGCAATTGGTGGTGCTGGTGCAGCTGAATGCGAGCCTTTCTCAGTTGTTGAGATGTATGATCCAGACACTGGAAGATGGATCCATACTTGTTCAATGCTATGCAAG CGGCTTGCTCCAGCTGCTGCAGAACTGAATGGCATACTCTATGCTGTCGGAGGATATGATGGAGAAGACTACTTGGA GTCGGCAGAAAGATGTGATCCTCGAGAATCCATATGGAGACCAATAATGGGCATGACCACAAAAAGAGGGGGTCATTCTTTGGTCGTTTTGAACCAAAAGTT ATATGCACTAGGAGGCTACGATGGCTCTAGAATGGTGGCGACAGTCGAGGTTTTCGATCCTCGTGCTGGTTCGTGGATGATGGTGGAATCGATGAATGAAGCAAAGACAAATCATGGAACGGTCGTGATTGGAGATGTAATATATAGCCTCGGTGGACTGAATGGGGACATGGAAGTACTCGACACG GTGGAATGTTACAAAGAGGGTCTCGGATGGCGGGAGATTGACCTGAAGGCTTTTGGAAAGAGGTGCTGCTTCTCGGCAATCGCGGTGTGA
- the LOC115743690 gene encoding uncharacterized protein LOC115743690 isoform X3 yields the protein MGGKAKKNHHVLKEVCHQHGTSNCSATARNLCKKDLGGVILGCTHHTINECYAKKLFGLPRPHYAYVKKIEPGLPLFLFNYSNRKLHGVFEATSRGQKNIDIRAWTKESFEETPYPAQVKVRTRIDCQPLLEEQFRPVIISNYHSTAHFWFELDQEQTTKLICLFSSNRNDATIPRAKYPDGWITLDKDLLAFKSRMGGERTETPPTGWDLAQPNQVIGDWRSNESPRSEKERLLLGSVSNEFAVPEHDEADRSRTYANANKLPQKLWSSLFRSDSTSDAGEQPQSSKSVATEVKGFDDLTEEEADDIAGFAAQVGVIASGQCNPEGSVPAAVCTNACTHPLSSESRKEFEEHARSKPSYEAAQEAWIHVRGASSTSHASNEYDEFKVVDPETRFSAFHYRSMVGDASVVAPNLNGESHMSQIDIDKERDEERLCIEKKSMGLYGVSNLSSTSSQLSSSTLAVTETQGLIPYEPTSSCGSSSSMTTTEIVRDNLEEGAEALSVDVDGSEIVAELLCKVRGLMLSQLEQAQRFCLIEKELRQKICCLEDRCKALELRESSAVGPVAETQYESVCEPFPFKKSIFIVGGYDGSSYLSASCLYSPHEDMMTSLSPMRSVRSQASVAKLRGELYVFGGVHDDVWHNTVESYSQEYDKWTELPSMIRKRGSLAGVSLNDKIFAIGGAGAAECEPFSVVEMYDPDTGRWIHTCSMLCKRLAPAAAELNGILYAVGGYDGEDYLESAERCDPRESIWRPIMGMTTKRGGHSLVVLNQKLYALGGYDGSRMVATVEVFDPRAGSWMMVESMNEAKTNHGTVVIGDVIYSLGGLNGDMEVLDT from the exons ATGGGTGGAAAGgcgaagaaaaatcatcatgtCTTGAAGGAAGTGTGCCACCAACACGGGACATCCAATTGCAGCGCGACTGCAAGGAATCTTTGTAAAAAGGATCTAGGCGGAGTAATTTTGGGATGCACTCACCATACGATTAATGAGTGTTATGCAAAGAAGCTATTTG GTCTGCCTCGTCCACATTATGCGTATGTTAAGAAGATTGAACCTGGCTTGCCGCTTTTCTTATTCAACTACAGCAATAGGAAATTACATGGCGTGTTTGAAGCCACTAGCAGAGGCCAGAAGAATATAGATATACGTGCATGGACGAAGGAATCCTTTGAAGAAACCCCCTATCCTGCGCAG GTTAAGGTGAGAACACGTATTGACTGCCAGCCTTTGCTGGAAGAGCAGTTCCGACCAGTAATAATTTCCAACTACCACAGCACTGCGCACTTCTGGTTTGAACTTGATCAAGAACAGACAACAAAATTGATATGCCTGTTTTCATCTAATCGAAATGATGCAACTATTCCAAGGGCAAAATATCCAGACGGATGGATCACTCTGGATAAAGATTTGCTTGCTTTTAAGAGTAGGATGGGAGGTGAAAGAACCGAGACACCTCCCACTGGATGGGATCTTGCTCAGCCAAATCAGGTTATTGGAGACTGGAGGTCTAATGAGAGTCCTAGGTCTGAGAAAGAGAGGCTATTATTGGGATCTGTTAGCAATGAGTTTGCAGTGCCAGAGCATGATGAAGCTGATCGGAGTCGAACTTATGCCAATGCAAATAAATTGCCTCAAAAGTTGTGGAGTTCTCTATTCAGGTCTGATTCAACTTCCGATGCTGGGGAGCAACCTCAAAGTTCCAAGTCTGTAGCTACAGAAGTGAAAGGATTTGATGACCTAACGGAGGAAGAAGCTGATGACATAGCAGGATTTGCAGCTCAAGTTGGAGTTATTGCTTCAGGTCAATGCAATCCTGAGGGCTCTGTGCCTGCTGCAGTTTGTAcaaatgcatgtacacatccTCTTTCATCTGAGAGTAGGAAGGAGTTTGAAGAGCATGCAAGGTCGAAACCAAGTTATGAAGCTGCTCAGGAGGCTTGGATTCACGTTAGAGGTGCTTCGTCAACTTCTCATGCATCCAATGAATATGATGAATTCAAGGTCGTAGATCCGGAAACCAGATTTTCTGCATTTCATTATAGGAGCATGGTAGGGGATGCTTCAGTTGTTGCCCCTAACTTAAATGGAGAGAGCCATATGTCCCAAATTGATATAGATAAGGAGAGGGATGAAGAGAGACTCTGCATAGAAAAGAAATCTATGGGTTTGTACGGCGTGAGCAATTTGTCTAGTACTTCTTCTCAGCTGAGTTCATCTACCCTGGCAGTGACAGAGACGCAAGGTCTGATTCCTTATGAGCCCACTTCTAGTTGTGGTTCTTCATCCTCAATGACCACAACAGAAATTGTACGGGACAACCTGGAGGAAGGCGCTGAAGCACTGTCAGTTGATGTAGATGGTTCCGAAATTGTTGCCGAG TTGCTGTGCAAAGTGCGAGGGCTCATGTTATCTCAGCTGGAACAAGCCCAAAGATTTTGTCTTATCGAGAAGGAACTG AGACAGAAAATTTGCTGTCTAGAAGATAGATGCAAAGCATTAGAGCTTAGGGAATCTTCAGCTGTTGGGCCTGTCGCTGAAACTCAGTATGAGAGTGTTTGCGAACCTTTTCCATTTAAAAAGTCAATATTCATAGTGGGAGGATATGATGGTTCTTCCTATTTATCTGCCTCATGTCTATATTCTCCTCATGAGGATATGATGACATCTCTGTCTCCAATGAGATCTGTGCGCTCCCAAGCCTCAGTGGCAAAATTAAGAGGCGAACTTTATGTGTTTGGTGGTGTCCATGATGATGTATGGCATAACACAG TGGAGTCGTACAGCCAGGAGTACGATAAATGGACTGAGCTGCCTTCAATGATTCGGAAAAGAGGAAGCCTAGCAGGGGTATCTTTAAATGATAAGATATTTGCAATTGGTGGTGCTGGTGCAGCTGAATGCGAGCCTTTCTCAGTTGTTGAGATGTATGATCCAGACACTGGAAGATGGATCCATACTTGTTCAATGCTATGCAAG CGGCTTGCTCCAGCTGCTGCAGAACTGAATGGCATACTCTATGCTGTCGGAGGATATGATGGAGAAGACTACTTGGA GTCGGCAGAAAGATGTGATCCTCGAGAATCCATATGGAGACCAATAATGGGCATGACCACAAAAAGAGGGGGTCATTCTTTGGTCGTTTTGAACCAAAAGTT ATATGCACTAGGAGGCTACGATGGCTCTAGAATGGTGGCGACAGTCGAGGTTTTCGATCCTCGTGCTGGTTCGTGGATGATGGTGGAATCGATGAATGAAGCAAAGACAAATCATGGAACGGTCGTGATTGGAGATGTAATATATAGCCTCGGTGGACTGAATGGGGACATGGAAGTACTCGACACG TGA
- the LOC115743690 gene encoding uncharacterized protein LOC115743690 isoform X4, with translation MGGKAKKNHHVLKEVCHQHGTSNCSATARNLCKKDLGGVILGCTHHTINECYAKKLFGLPRPHYAYVKKIEPGLPLFLFNYSNRKLHGVFEATSRGQKNIDIRAWTKESFEETPYPAQVKVRTRIDCQPLLEEQFRPVIISNYHSTAHFWFELDQEQTTKLICLFSSNRNDATIPRAKYPDGWITLDKDLLAFKSRMGGERTETPPTGWDLAQPNQVIGDWRSNESPRSEKERLLLGSVSNEFAVPEHDEADRSRTYANANKLPQKLWSSLFRSDSTSDAGEQPQSSKSVATEVKGFDDLTEEEADDIAGFAAQVGVIASGQCNPEGSVPAAVCTNACTHPLSSESRKEFEEHARSKPSYEAAQEAWIHVRGASSTSHASNEYDEFKVVDPETRFSAFHYRSMVGDASVVAPNLNGESHMSQIDIDKERDEERLCIEKKSMGLYGVSNLSSTSSQLSSSTLAVTETQGLIPYEPTSSCGSSSSMTTTEIVRDNLEEGAEALSVDVDGSEIVAELLCKVRGLMLSQLEQAQRFCLIEKELRQKICCLEDRCKALELRESSAVGPVAETQYESVCEPFPFKKSIFIVGGYDGSSYLSASCLYSPHEDMMTSLSPMRSVRSQASVAKLRGELYVFGGVHDDVWHNTVESYSQEYDKWTELPSMIRKRGSLAGVSLNDKIFAIGGAGAAECEPFSVVEMYDPDTGRWIHTCSMLCKRLAPAAAELNGILYAVGGYDGEDYLESAERCDPRESIWRPIMGMTTKRGGHSLVVLNQKLRISLQICTRRLRWL, from the exons ATGGGTGGAAAGgcgaagaaaaatcatcatgtCTTGAAGGAAGTGTGCCACCAACACGGGACATCCAATTGCAGCGCGACTGCAAGGAATCTTTGTAAAAAGGATCTAGGCGGAGTAATTTTGGGATGCACTCACCATACGATTAATGAGTGTTATGCAAAGAAGCTATTTG GTCTGCCTCGTCCACATTATGCGTATGTTAAGAAGATTGAACCTGGCTTGCCGCTTTTCTTATTCAACTACAGCAATAGGAAATTACATGGCGTGTTTGAAGCCACTAGCAGAGGCCAGAAGAATATAGATATACGTGCATGGACGAAGGAATCCTTTGAAGAAACCCCCTATCCTGCGCAG GTTAAGGTGAGAACACGTATTGACTGCCAGCCTTTGCTGGAAGAGCAGTTCCGACCAGTAATAATTTCCAACTACCACAGCACTGCGCACTTCTGGTTTGAACTTGATCAAGAACAGACAACAAAATTGATATGCCTGTTTTCATCTAATCGAAATGATGCAACTATTCCAAGGGCAAAATATCCAGACGGATGGATCACTCTGGATAAAGATTTGCTTGCTTTTAAGAGTAGGATGGGAGGTGAAAGAACCGAGACACCTCCCACTGGATGGGATCTTGCTCAGCCAAATCAGGTTATTGGAGACTGGAGGTCTAATGAGAGTCCTAGGTCTGAGAAAGAGAGGCTATTATTGGGATCTGTTAGCAATGAGTTTGCAGTGCCAGAGCATGATGAAGCTGATCGGAGTCGAACTTATGCCAATGCAAATAAATTGCCTCAAAAGTTGTGGAGTTCTCTATTCAGGTCTGATTCAACTTCCGATGCTGGGGAGCAACCTCAAAGTTCCAAGTCTGTAGCTACAGAAGTGAAAGGATTTGATGACCTAACGGAGGAAGAAGCTGATGACATAGCAGGATTTGCAGCTCAAGTTGGAGTTATTGCTTCAGGTCAATGCAATCCTGAGGGCTCTGTGCCTGCTGCAGTTTGTAcaaatgcatgtacacatccTCTTTCATCTGAGAGTAGGAAGGAGTTTGAAGAGCATGCAAGGTCGAAACCAAGTTATGAAGCTGCTCAGGAGGCTTGGATTCACGTTAGAGGTGCTTCGTCAACTTCTCATGCATCCAATGAATATGATGAATTCAAGGTCGTAGATCCGGAAACCAGATTTTCTGCATTTCATTATAGGAGCATGGTAGGGGATGCTTCAGTTGTTGCCCCTAACTTAAATGGAGAGAGCCATATGTCCCAAATTGATATAGATAAGGAGAGGGATGAAGAGAGACTCTGCATAGAAAAGAAATCTATGGGTTTGTACGGCGTGAGCAATTTGTCTAGTACTTCTTCTCAGCTGAGTTCATCTACCCTGGCAGTGACAGAGACGCAAGGTCTGATTCCTTATGAGCCCACTTCTAGTTGTGGTTCTTCATCCTCAATGACCACAACAGAAATTGTACGGGACAACCTGGAGGAAGGCGCTGAAGCACTGTCAGTTGATGTAGATGGTTCCGAAATTGTTGCCGAG TTGCTGTGCAAAGTGCGAGGGCTCATGTTATCTCAGCTGGAACAAGCCCAAAGATTTTGTCTTATCGAGAAGGAACTG AGACAGAAAATTTGCTGTCTAGAAGATAGATGCAAAGCATTAGAGCTTAGGGAATCTTCAGCTGTTGGGCCTGTCGCTGAAACTCAGTATGAGAGTGTTTGCGAACCTTTTCCATTTAAAAAGTCAATATTCATAGTGGGAGGATATGATGGTTCTTCCTATTTATCTGCCTCATGTCTATATTCTCCTCATGAGGATATGATGACATCTCTGTCTCCAATGAGATCTGTGCGCTCCCAAGCCTCAGTGGCAAAATTAAGAGGCGAACTTTATGTGTTTGGTGGTGTCCATGATGATGTATGGCATAACACAG TGGAGTCGTACAGCCAGGAGTACGATAAATGGACTGAGCTGCCTTCAATGATTCGGAAAAGAGGAAGCCTAGCAGGGGTATCTTTAAATGATAAGATATTTGCAATTGGTGGTGCTGGTGCAGCTGAATGCGAGCCTTTCTCAGTTGTTGAGATGTATGATCCAGACACTGGAAGATGGATCCATACTTGTTCAATGCTATGCAAG CGGCTTGCTCCAGCTGCTGCAGAACTGAATGGCATACTCTATGCTGTCGGAGGATATGATGGAGAAGACTACTTGGA GTCGGCAGAAAGATGTGATCCTCGAGAATCCATATGGAGACCAATAATGGGCATGACCACAAAAAGAGGGGGTCATTCTTTGGTCGTTTTGAACCAAAAGTT GCGAATTTCTTTGCAGATATGCACTAGGAGGCTACGATGGCTCTAG
- the LOC115743690 gene encoding uncharacterized protein LOC115743690 isoform X1, with amino-acid sequence MGGKAKKNHHVLKEVCHQHGTSNCSATARNLCKKDLGGVILGCTHHTINECYAKKLFGLPRPHYAYVKKIEPGLPLFLFNYSNRKLHGVFEATSRGQKNIDIRAWTKESFEETPYPAQVKVRTRIDCQPLLEEQFRPVIISNYHSTAHFWFELDQEQTTKLICLFSSNRNDATIPRAKYPDGWITLDKDLLAFKSRMGGERTETPPTGWDLAQPNQVIGDWRSNESPRSEKERLLLGSVSNEFAVPEHDEADRSRTYANANKLPQKLWSSLFRSDSTSDAGEQPQSSKSVATEVKGFDDLTEEEADDIAGFAAQVGVIASGQCNPEGSVPAAVCTNACTHPLSSESRKEFEEHARSKPSYEAAQEAWIHVRGASSTSHASNEYDEFKVVDPETRFSAFHYRSMVGDASVVAPNLNGESHMSQIDIDKERDEERLCIEKKSMGLYGVSNLSSTSSQLSSSTLAVTETQGLIPYEPTSSCGSSSSMTTTEIVRDNLEEGAEALSVDVDGSEIVAELLCKVRGLMLSQLEQAQRFCLIEKELRQKICCLEDRCKALELRESSAVGPVAETQYESVCEPFPFKKSIFIVGGYDGSSYLSASCLYSPHEDMMTSLSPMRSVRSQASVAKLRGELYVFGGVHDDVWHNTVESYSQEYDKWTELPSMIRKRGSLAGVSLNDKIFAIGGAGAAECEPFSVVEMYDPDTGRWIHTCSMLCKRLAPAAAELNGILYAVGGYDGEDYLESAERCDPRESIWRPIMGMTTKRGGHSLVVLNQKLYALGGYDGSRMVATVEVFDPRAGSWMMVESMNEAKTNHGTVVIGDVIYSLGGLNGDMEVLDTVECYKEGLGWREIDLKAFGKRCCFSAIAV; translated from the exons ATGGGTGGAAAGgcgaagaaaaatcatcatgtCTTGAAGGAAGTGTGCCACCAACACGGGACATCCAATTGCAGCGCGACTGCAAGGAATCTTTGTAAAAAGGATCTAGGCGGAGTAATTTTGGGATGCACTCACCATACGATTAATGAGTGTTATGCAAAGAAGCTATTTG GTCTGCCTCGTCCACATTATGCGTATGTTAAGAAGATTGAACCTGGCTTGCCGCTTTTCTTATTCAACTACAGCAATAGGAAATTACATGGCGTGTTTGAAGCCACTAGCAGAGGCCAGAAGAATATAGATATACGTGCATGGACGAAGGAATCCTTTGAAGAAACCCCCTATCCTGCGCAG GTTAAGGTGAGAACACGTATTGACTGCCAGCCTTTGCTGGAAGAGCAGTTCCGACCAGTAATAATTTCCAACTACCACAGCACTGCGCACTTCTGGTTTGAACTTGATCAAGAACAGACAACAAAATTGATATGCCTGTTTTCATCTAATCGAAATGATGCAACTATTCCAAGGGCAAAATATCCAGACGGATGGATCACTCTGGATAAAGATTTGCTTGCTTTTAAGAGTAGGATGGGAGGTGAAAGAACCGAGACACCTCCCACTGGATGGGATCTTGCTCAGCCAAATCAGGTTATTGGAGACTGGAGGTCTAATGAGAGTCCTAGGTCTGAGAAAGAGAGGCTATTATTGGGATCTGTTAGCAATGAGTTTGCAGTGCCAGAGCATGATGAAGCTGATCGGAGTCGAACTTATGCCAATGCAAATAAATTGCCTCAAAAGTTGTGGAGTTCTCTATTCAGGTCTGATTCAACTTCCGATGCTGGGGAGCAACCTCAAAGTTCCAAGTCTGTAGCTACAGAAGTGAAAGGATTTGATGACCTAACGGAGGAAGAAGCTGATGACATAGCAGGATTTGCAGCTCAAGTTGGAGTTATTGCTTCAGGTCAATGCAATCCTGAGGGCTCTGTGCCTGCTGCAGTTTGTAcaaatgcatgtacacatccTCTTTCATCTGAGAGTAGGAAGGAGTTTGAAGAGCATGCAAGGTCGAAACCAAGTTATGAAGCTGCTCAGGAGGCTTGGATTCACGTTAGAGGTGCTTCGTCAACTTCTCATGCATCCAATGAATATGATGAATTCAAGGTCGTAGATCCGGAAACCAGATTTTCTGCATTTCATTATAGGAGCATGGTAGGGGATGCTTCAGTTGTTGCCCCTAACTTAAATGGAGAGAGCCATATGTCCCAAATTGATATAGATAAGGAGAGGGATGAAGAGAGACTCTGCATAGAAAAGAAATCTATGGGTTTGTACGGCGTGAGCAATTTGTCTAGTACTTCTTCTCAGCTGAGTTCATCTACCCTGGCAGTGACAGAGACGCAAGGTCTGATTCCTTATGAGCCCACTTCTAGTTGTGGTTCTTCATCCTCAATGACCACAACAGAAATTGTACGGGACAACCTGGAGGAAGGCGCTGAAGCACTGTCAGTTGATGTAGATGGTTCCGAAATTGTTGCCGAG TTGCTGTGCAAAGTGCGAGGGCTCATGTTATCTCAGCTGGAACAAGCCCAAAGATTTTGTCTTATCGAGAAGGAACTG AGACAGAAAATTTGCTGTCTAGAAGATAGATGCAAAGCATTAGAGCTTAGGGAATCTTCAGCTGTTGGGCCTGTCGCTGAAACTCAGTATGAGAGTGTTTGCGAACCTTTTCCATTTAAAAAGTCAATATTCATAGTGGGAGGATATGATGGTTCTTCCTATTTATCTGCCTCATGTCTATATTCTCCTCATGAGGATATGATGACATCTCTGTCTCCAATGAGATCTGTGCGCTCCCAAGCCTCAGTGGCAAAATTAAGAGGCGAACTTTATGTGTTTGGTGGTGTCCATGATGATGTATGGCATAACACAG TGGAGTCGTACAGCCAGGAGTACGATAAATGGACTGAGCTGCCTTCAATGATTCGGAAAAGAGGAAGCCTAGCAGGGGTATCTTTAAATGATAAGATATTTGCAATTGGTGGTGCTGGTGCAGCTGAATGCGAGCCTTTCTCAGTTGTTGAGATGTATGATCCAGACACTGGAAGATGGATCCATACTTGTTCAATGCTATGCAAG CGGCTTGCTCCAGCTGCTGCAGAACTGAATGGCATACTCTATGCTGTCGGAGGATATGATGGAGAAGACTACTTGGA GTCGGCAGAAAGATGTGATCCTCGAGAATCCATATGGAGACCAATAATGGGCATGACCACAAAAAGAGGGGGTCATTCTTTGGTCGTTTTGAACCAAAAGTT ATATGCACTAGGAGGCTACGATGGCTCTAGAATGGTGGCGACAGTCGAGGTTTTCGATCCTCGTGCTGGTTCGTGGATGATGGTGGAATCGATGAATGAAGCAAAGACAAATCATGGAACGGTCGTGATTGGAGATGTAATATATAGCCTCGGTGGACTGAATGGGGACATGGAAGTACTCGACACG GTGGAATGTTACAAAGAGGGTCTCGGATGGCGGGAGATTGACCTGAAGGCTTTTGGAAAGAGGTGCTGCTTCTCGGCAATCGCGGTGTGA